CTTTTAAAAGAAGGTAAAGAAATCATTATCTGCGGAGATGTAAATACTGCTCACCGTGAGATAGATTTAACCCACCCAAAAGCCAATGAAAAAACTTCAGGTTTTTTACCGATTGAGCGTGCTTGGATAGATGATTTGCTAAAATTAGGCTTTATTGATACTTTTAGACATGTAAATGGCGATGTTAAAGAAAAGTATTCGTGGTGGAGCTATAGAATGAAGGCAAGAGAAAGAAATGTAGGCTGGAGGATTGATTATTTTTTCATTTCTAATGGCTTAAAAGATAAGCTCAAAAATGCTTTCATAAGAGATGACGTTTTTGGTTCAGATCATGCTCCTGTAGGAATAGAAATAGATATCTAAGATAAATGTTCAAATAAAATTTTAACCGCTAGTAAAATTAAAATCGTACCACCTAGAAATTCGGCTTTACTTTTGAGATAGGTGCCGAATTTGCTACCGATTTTTAAAGCTAGAATGCACATTATGAAAGTGATTGCACCTATACATAACAATGCTATAAATAAATCCACTTTTAAAAAGGCAAAACTTACCCCAACAGCAAGCGCATCGATACTAGTAGCAATAGCAAGAGCTATCATGGTTTTGAAGTCAAATAAATTTGAATTTTCTTTACAACTATCCTTTTTGAAAGATTCCTGTATCATTTTACCACCTATAATACTAAGAAGAATAAAAGCAATCCAATGATCAATTTTTTCTACAAAAGAACCAAAAGAAGAACCTAAAATATATCCAATAGCCGGCATTAAAGCTTGAAAACCACCAAAATATAATCCAACCATTAAATAATGTCTTAATTTCAATTTTTTAACACTAAAGCCTTTGCATAGTGAAACCGCAAAAGCATCTGCTGCCAAAGCAAAAGACAAAACAATTAAGCTTAAAATATTCATTTTTTTCCTTGAATACTTAAATAGAGTGAAATTATATATTTTTATATAAAATAACAAATTAATTATTTATTAAGTAAAACATAGATATAATTTCTATTTCATACAAAATAAAAACTACAAATTGGCCCATTCGTCTAGCGGTTAGGACATCGCCCTTTCACGGCGGTAACACGAGTTCGAGTCTCGTATGGGTCACCACTCTATATTTTTCTTCACAGTATTATTTTTTATCAAAATTCATCTATTTATTTATAATTATTTATTATTTTGTAAACATATGTTTATATTAAATTAATTTTAAATTAATTATTATTAATATTCTAAATATTTTATTAATTTTATTAAATTTATATTGACTTTATGCTTGTTTTTTAAATATACAAAAAAGGAGGGACAAAATGTATAAAGCTAAAAACAAAAATGAGTTAATGAATTTGGTGCATAATGAAAGAATTTCTCTAAGAGATATTGATGTTTCTTTGATAGAAGATTTTTCATTCGTTTTTTATCGTTCTACTAGAAAAGATTTCTTGGGTATTGAGCGTTGGGATGTATCTAAAGCTAAAGATATGTCTTATATGTTTTATTGTTGTGAAAGTTTTAATGCAGACTTATCACGCTGGGATGTTTCAAATGTCGAAAATATGGCAAGTATGTTTTTTAACTGCAAAAATTTCAACAAAGACTTATCAAGATGGAATACACAAAATTTAAAAGATATGTCTTATATGTTTTTTAATTGTGTTAAATTTAATCATTCTTTATTGCACTGGAAAACCTCTAATGTAATTAGAATAGCACATTGTTTTGAAAACTACCATGCGTATGAGTATAATGTGGCAAGCTGGGATGTACAAAATGTAATTACTATGGCCTATTTTTTCCATAATTGTAAAAATTTTCACCATGAGCTAGATGAGTGGAATATATAAAGAGATTGTAATACTGACAAAGTGTTTGGAAATCGTGGTATTGATAAACTTTATGCTGTAAAAGGTGTGGAGTTAAAATAATCAAATTCACACATTTTTTGTGTTAATTTTTCTTTTATTTCTTTAAGTTTTTCATCAAGTTTTTGTACTAAACTTATCTTTTAAAAGTACTATTTCATAGTGCTTAGAGATTGTTTTTTAGGAAAATTTCCATGAAAATAAAATTTATTATAAAAAGAGATAAAAGCCAAGTTGCATTTGATATTTTTAAAATCAAAAATGCTATTTTCAAAGCTAATATAAATTCCATAGATGAAAAATTAAATAATGATTTTTTAGATAAGCTTTGCGATGAGGTTGTAGCTTTATTGGATAAAAAACACATACAAGTAGAACAAATTCAAGATAAAGTTGAAGAAGTTTTAATCAAAAACGCCTTAGTCAATACCGCAAAATCTTATATTTTATACCGTCAAAAAAGAACACAAATTCGCAATGGTAGCTATGATTTGCTAAGTTTATATGATGATTTAACTTTTAAAGATTCTAAAGAAGCTGATTTAAAAAGAGAAAATGCAAATATTAATTCAGATAGCGCTATGGGTATGATGTTAAAATATGGCTCAGAGGGTGCAAAATACTATGTAGATGAGTGTGTTTTGCCAAAACATATCGCAAATGCACACAAAAATGGTGATATACACATACACGATAAAGACTTTTATATGCTAACACAAACTTGCTGTCAAATAGACCTATTAAAGCTTTTTGAAAATGGTTTTAGTACAGGACATGGGAGCTTGCGTGAGCCAAATGATATCAGATCTTATGCTTCTTTAGCTTGTATTGCCTTGCAGGCCAATCAAAACGAAATGCATGGAGGTCAGTCTATACCCAATTTTGATTTTGCTATGGCAAAAGGTGTGGCAAAGACTTTTCAAAAAGAATATAAAAAGGCTACAAATGCTTTTTTTGAAATAAAACTAGAACAAAGTTTAGATGAGCAATGCTTTAAAAATGCTAATTTTCAAGCTTTTAGTGAAAAAGAATGCTTCAAAGAGCTTTTAAGGCTTGATTTAAATGGCGATGAGAATTTTTTAAAACAAGTAAATGCTTATGCTTATAAAAGAGCATTAAAGCAAACCCAAGATGCAACTTTTCAAGCTATGGAAGCTTTAATACATAATCTTAACACCATGAACTCAAGAGCAGGAGCCCAAGTGCCTTTTAGCACGCTAAATTATGGCACTGATACATCTTTTGAAGGGCAAATGGTGATAGAAAATTTACTAAAAGTTACGATGAGAGGTTTGGGAAATGGCGAAACGCCAATTTTTCCTGTGCAAATTTTTAAAGTAAAAGAAGGTATTAATTATAATGAAATAGATCCAAACTATAAGCTTTTTAAGCTTGCCATAGAATGTGCTTCTAAAAGACTTTTTCCAAATTTTAGCTTTTTAGATGCAAGCTTTAATGCAAAATACTATAAAAAGGGCGATTATAATAGTGAAGTAGCTTATATGGGTTGTAGAACTAGGGTTATGGCAAATGTTTATGATGAGAACAAAGAAATCACAAGTGGTAGGGGAAATTTAAGCTTTACAAGTATAAACCTTGTACGTTTAGCCATAGAAGCCAAAGGAAATTTAGAGCTTTTTTACTCGCTTTTAAAAGAAAAATTAGAACTCGTGTATGAGCAATTACTTCATAGATATAAAATTCAAAGTCTAAAAAAGGTTAAAAATTTCCCATTTTTAATGGGCGAGGGAATTTGGATAGATTCAGATACTTTAAAAGAAAATGATAGTGTAGAAAAAATCATAGCACATGGGACTTTAGCTATAGGTTATATAGGACTTTGCGAGAGTTTAATAGCTTTGATAGGTTCTCATCATGGACAAAGCCAAGAAGCAAGGGATCTTGGCTTACAAATCGTGCGTTTTATGCGTGAATTTGTCGATGAAAAAGCACGCGTAAATAAGCTTAATTTTTCACTCATAGCTACCCCGGCTGAAGGCTTAAGTGGGAGATTTTTAAAGCTAGATCAAAAAAAATACGGCATTTTAAAAGGCATAACCGATAAAGATTTTTATACTAATTCTTTTCATATTCCTGTAGATTTTCCCATTAGTATATATGAAAAAATTCAAATAGAAGCCCCATATCATGAGCTAAATAATGGCGGACATATTACTTATGTAGAATTAAATGGTGATGTGAGTAAAAATTTAGAAAGTTTTGAACGCATTATAAAATGTATGAAAGAAAGCAATATAGGCTATGGTTCGATTAATTTTCCATTAGATAGGGATCCAGTGTGTGGTTATAGTGGTGTGATAGATGAGTTTTGTCCAAAATGTCATAGAAAAGAAGATGATATTAAATTCGAACGCATAAGAAGAATCACGGGCTATTTAGTAGGAACGCTTGATCGCTTTAATGATGCCAAAAAAGCTGAAGTTCATGCAAGAATTAAACACGATTTTTCTTAGATTAGCAGGTGTCATAAAAGAATCCATAGTTGATGGCTATGGTTTGCGTTATGTGATTTTTACTCAAGGTTGCCCTCATCATTGCAAAGGATGCCATAACCCACAAACGCACGATTTTAACAAAGGATATTTGCAAGATTTAGCAAGTTTGTATGATGATATTTGCAAAAATCCTTTGCTTCAAGGTGTTACTTTTAGTGGTGGAGAGCCTTTTATGCAAACAAAAAATTTAAGCATTATAGCAAAACACATTAAGGCTTTAGGGCTTGATCTTACCATATATACAGGCTTTATTTATGAAGAGCTATTACAAGAAAAATCAAAAAAAGAATTAC
This genomic stretch from Campylobacter lari subsp. concheus harbors:
- a CDS encoding manganese efflux pump MntP family protein; its protein translation is MNILSLIVLSFALAADAFAVSLCKGFSVKKLKLRHYLMVGLYFGGFQALMPAIGYILGSSFGSFVEKIDHWIAFILLSIIGGKMIQESFKKDSCKENSNLFDFKTMIALAIATSIDALAVGVSFAFLKVDLFIALLCIGAITFIMCILALKIGSKFGTYLKSKAEFLGGTILILLAVKILFEHLS
- a CDS encoding anaerobic ribonucleoside triphosphate reductase; the encoded protein is MKIKFIIKRDKSQVAFDIFKIKNAIFKANINSIDEKLNNDFLDKLCDEVVALLDKKHIQVEQIQDKVEEVLIKNALVNTAKSYILYRQKRTQIRNGSYDLLSLYDDLTFKDSKEADLKRENANINSDSAMGMMLKYGSEGAKYYVDECVLPKHIANAHKNGDIHIHDKDFYMLTQTCCQIDLLKLFENGFSTGHGSLREPNDIRSYASLACIALQANQNEMHGGQSIPNFDFAMAKGVAKTFQKEYKKATNAFFEIKLEQSLDEQCFKNANFQAFSEKECFKELLRLDLNGDENFLKQVNAYAYKRALKQTQDATFQAMEALIHNLNTMNSRAGAQVPFSTLNYGTDTSFEGQMVIENLLKVTMRGLGNGETPIFPVQIFKVKEGINYNEIDPNYKLFKLAIECASKRLFPNFSFLDASFNAKYYKKGDYNSEVAYMGCRTRVMANVYDENKEITSGRGNLSFTSINLVRLAIEAKGNLELFYSLLKEKLELVYEQLLHRYKIQSLKKVKNFPFLMGEGIWIDSDTLKENDSVEKIIAHGTLAIGYIGLCESLIALIGSHHGQSQEARDLGLQIVRFMREFVDEKARVNKLNFSLIATPAEGLSGRFLKLDQKKYGILKGITDKDFYTNSFHIPVDFPISIYEKIQIEAPYHELNNGGHITYVELNGDVSKNLESFERIIKCMKESNIGYGSINFPLDRDPVCGYSGVIDEFCPKCHRKEDDIKFERIRRITGYLVGTLDRFNDAKKAEVHARIKHDFS
- a CDS encoding BspA family leucine-rich repeat surface protein, with product MYKAKNKNELMNLVHNERISLRDIDVSLIEDFSFVFYRSTRKDFLGIERWDVSKAKDMSYMFYCCESFNADLSRWDVSNVENMASMFFNCKNFNKDLSRWNTQNLKDMSYMFFNCVKFNHSLLHWKTSNVIRIAHCFENYHAYEYNVASWDVQNVITMAYFFHNCKNFHHELDEWNI
- the nrdG gene encoding anaerobic ribonucleoside-triphosphate reductase activating protein, producing the protein MQELNTIFLRLAGVIKESIVDGYGLRYVIFTQGCPHHCKGCHNPQTHDFNKGYLQDLASLYDDICKNPLLQGVTFSGGEPFMQTKNLSIIAKHIKALGLDLTIYTGFIYEELLQEKSKKELLILADVLIDGKFILEQKDLSLKFKGSKNQRIIDVAKSLEQGKAILFEK